The following proteins come from a genomic window of Streptomyces sp. GS7:
- a CDS encoding YfbM family protein produces the protein MGVSISFISATTEELDRAENEPSWADEYIYELYTSDDVSIPDRPRGGPDKAWAGLQFLLDDTDVQLDFLMDGFQIQEDGTLFGWSAEQIESVARQLREMPWERLAAHYDPERMMKEEVYPKTWRLDPEGELDWLERSYDELVAFFKEAVEGGYGAFMNFSF, from the coding sequence ATGGGCGTGAGCATCTCATTCATCAGCGCGACCACGGAGGAACTGGACAGGGCGGAGAACGAACCGAGTTGGGCCGATGAATACATCTACGAGCTGTACACCAGCGACGACGTCTCGATACCGGATCGCCCTCGCGGCGGCCCGGACAAGGCGTGGGCCGGCCTCCAGTTCCTGCTCGATGATACGGACGTGCAACTTGATTTCCTGATGGACGGGTTCCAGATACAGGAGGACGGCACCCTGTTCGGATGGTCTGCGGAGCAGATCGAGAGCGTGGCACGGCAGCTTCGGGAGATGCCGTGGGAGCGGTTGGCGGCGCACTACGACCCGGAGCGGATGATGAAGGAGGAGGTGTACCCGAAAACCTGGAGGCTCGACCCGGAGGGCGAGCTGGACTGGCTGGAGCGCTCCTACGACGAACTCGTCGCATTCTTCAAGGAGGCGGTGGAAGGTGGATATGGGGCGTTCATGAACTTCAGCTTCTGA
- a CDS encoding APC family permease: MVSVNEFAPQKARDPSSLRRDVGLIGLMWASVGSIIGSGWLYGAQKAVVVAGPAAMISWGIGAVAIVLLALVHAELGGLFPVAGGTARYPHYAFGGLAGMSFGWFSWLQAATVAPIEVEAMIGYAGHWSWAKSLQHANGTLTPSGFVVALVLMAIFVAVNFLGVKVLTRTNSAATWWKIAVPLGAIFVIAATNFHPHNFTSHGFAPFGAKGVLSAISTSGIIFALLGFEQAIQLAGESRNPKRDLPRATIGSVVIGAVIYTLLQVVYIGALPLASIAHGWAKLNYVGIEGPWAGLATVVGLGWLGWVLYADAIISPAGTGLIYTTTTSRISYGLSKNGYAPRLFEKTDARGVPWFGLIISFVTGVICFLPFPSWQQLVSFITSASVLMYAGAPLAFGVFRQRLANHERPYRLPGGNVLSPLSFVVASLIIYWAGWDTLQRLGWAIIIGYVLLGGYALYATKKRLPNAPRLDWKAAQWLPVYLIGMGVISWQGGFGGKSHIPLWWDMAIVTVFSVGIYYWARATAVPAEAIEQNIEEVAVVDEGGH, translated from the coding sequence ATGGTAAGCGTTAACGAGTTTGCTCCCCAGAAGGCACGTGACCCCAGTTCTCTCCGTCGGGATGTGGGACTGATCGGGTTGATGTGGGCCTCAGTGGGCTCCATCATCGGATCCGGATGGCTGTACGGCGCCCAGAAGGCCGTCGTGGTGGCAGGTCCGGCCGCGATGATCTCCTGGGGCATCGGCGCGGTCGCGATCGTGCTCCTGGCACTGGTGCATGCCGAGCTCGGTGGCCTCTTCCCGGTGGCCGGTGGCACGGCCCGCTATCCGCACTACGCCTTCGGTGGCCTTGCGGGTATGTCCTTCGGCTGGTTCTCCTGGCTGCAGGCGGCGACGGTGGCGCCGATCGAGGTCGAGGCCATGATCGGCTATGCCGGACACTGGTCCTGGGCCAAGTCGCTCCAGCATGCGAACGGCACCCTGACGCCGAGCGGTTTTGTCGTCGCTCTCGTCCTCATGGCGATCTTCGTCGCAGTGAACTTCCTGGGTGTGAAGGTGCTCACACGCACCAACAGTGCCGCCACGTGGTGGAAGATCGCCGTACCCCTCGGGGCGATCTTCGTCATCGCGGCGACCAACTTCCACCCGCACAACTTCACCTCGCACGGTTTCGCTCCGTTCGGTGCCAAGGGTGTGCTGAGTGCCATCAGCACCAGCGGCATCATCTTCGCGCTGCTCGGGTTCGAGCAGGCGATCCAGCTGGCGGGCGAGAGCCGTAACCCCAAGCGGGACCTGCCGCGTGCCACGATCGGCTCGGTCGTGATCGGCGCGGTGATCTACACCCTGCTCCAGGTCGTCTACATCGGCGCGCTGCCGCTGGCCTCCATCGCCCATGGCTGGGCCAAGCTCAACTACGTCGGCATCGAGGGCCCTTGGGCCGGTCTTGCCACGGTGGTCGGTCTGGGCTGGCTGGGCTGGGTCCTGTACGCCGATGCCATCATCTCTCCCGCCGGCACCGGCCTGATCTACACCACCACCACCTCCCGTATCTCCTACGGCCTGAGCAAGAACGGCTACGCGCCGAGGCTGTTCGAGAAGACCGATGCCCGCGGTGTGCCGTGGTTCGGCCTGATCATCTCCTTCGTGACCGGCGTGATCTGCTTCCTGCCCTTCCCCAGCTGGCAGCAGCTCGTCTCCTTCATCACCTCCGCCAGCGTCCTGATGTACGCCGGCGCGCCGCTGGCCTTCGGCGTCTTCCGTCAGCGGCTGGCCAACCACGAACGTCCCTACCGCCTGCCCGGCGGCAACGTCCTGTCCCCGCTGTCCTTCGTCGTGGCGAGCCTGATCATCTACTGGGCCGGCTGGGACACTCTGCAGCGACTGGGCTGGGCGATCATCATCGGCTACGTCCTGCTCGGCGGCTACGCCCTGTACGCGACGAAGAAGCGGCTGCCGAACGCTCCCCGACTGGACTGGAAGGCCGCGCAGTGGCTCCCGGTCTACCTGATCGGCATGGGCGTCATCTCCTGGCAGGGCGGCTTCGGCGGCAAGAGCCACATCCCGCTGTGGTGGGACATGGCGATCGTCACGGTGTTCTCCGTCGGCATCTACTACTGGGCCCGGGCCACCGCCGTCCCGGCCGAGGCGATCGAGCAGAACATCGAGGAGGTCGCCGTCGTGGACGAAGGCGGTCACTGA
- a CDS encoding metal ABC transporter solute-binding protein, Zn/Mn family codes for MSTARTARASRIPRPLHRTALVAAVAALTGVTATACSTSDPSAAAANGGAPAGGGSPSGRRIQVVAAENFWGSIAAQLGGSHVHVTSIITNPDTDPHDYEATAADARTVAGARYVIVNGIGYDAWADKLLASNPGSGRTELKVGDLVGVKPGGNPHRWYSPADVHKVIEKIAEDYAKADPADAAYFDRRRADFETKGLASYSKLISEIRGRFRGTPVGASESIVTPLVEGLGLKMLTPESFLDAMSEGADPTAKDKAAIDDQIKNKQIKIYVYNSQNSTPDVQAQVKEAKGAGIPVATVTETLTPAGASFQQWQTAQLQGIEQALAKAAGR; via the coding sequence ATGAGCACCGCACGTACCGCCCGCGCGTCCCGAATCCCGCGACCGTTGCACCGAACCGCGCTCGTCGCCGCCGTAGCGGCGCTGACGGGTGTGACCGCGACCGCCTGCTCGACCTCGGACCCGTCCGCGGCGGCGGCGAACGGCGGCGCCCCGGCCGGCGGCGGCTCCCCTTCGGGCAGAAGGATCCAGGTGGTCGCCGCCGAGAACTTCTGGGGCAGCATCGCTGCCCAACTCGGCGGCAGCCACGTCCACGTGACCAGCATCATCACCAACCCCGACACCGACCCGCACGACTACGAAGCGACCGCTGCCGACGCCCGCACGGTGGCCGGTGCCCGATACGTGATCGTCAACGGCATCGGCTACGACGCCTGGGCGGACAAACTGCTCGCCTCCAACCCGGGCAGCGGACGCACCGAGTTGAAGGTCGGCGATCTGGTCGGCGTGAAGCCGGGCGGCAATCCGCACCGCTGGTACTCCCCGGCCGACGTCCACAAGGTCATCGAGAAGATCGCCGAGGACTACGCGAAGGCCGACCCGGCCGACGCCGCCTACTTCGACCGGCGCAGGGCCGACTTCGAGACCAAGGGTCTGGCCTCGTACAGCAAGCTCATATCGGAGATCCGGGGGCGGTTTCGGGGCACGCCCGTCGGCGCTTCGGAATCCATCGTCACCCCGCTCGTCGAGGGCCTGGGACTGAAGATGCTCACCCCCGAGTCCTTCCTCGACGCGATGAGCGAGGGCGCCGACCCCACGGCCAAGGACAAGGCCGCCATCGACGACCAGATCAAGAACAAGCAGATCAAGATCTACGTCTACAACTCCCAGAACTCCACGCCGGACGTCCAGGCGCAGGTCAAGGAGGCCAAGGGCGCGGGCATCCCCGTGGCCACCGTCACCGAGACGCTGACCCCCGCCGGCGCGAGCTTCCAGCAGTGGCAGACCGCCCAGCTCCAGGGCATCGAGCAGGCCCTGGCGAAGGCCGCCGGGCGATGA
- a CDS encoding metal ABC transporter ATP-binding protein, whose translation MNGVRHPGARLGAPSGVAAGREAVPVMELRDAAVRLGGRDLWSGVNLTVGAGEFTAVLGPNGVGKSTLIKVLLGAVPVAAGEVRVLGARPGRTGHRIGYLPQRRNFDPSMRIRGIDVVRMGLDGDRWGLPLPLPGPRRRAARARVDEVVELVGATAYAHRPIGQCSGGEQQRLLIAQALVRRPQLLLLDEPLDSLDLSHQGGVAALIGRICHQEGVAVAMVAHDVNPILHHLDTVVYLAAGGSATGSPKEVITSATLTALYGTPIEVLRASDGQLVVVGRPEATGECRAAD comes from the coding sequence ATGAACGGGGTCAGGCACCCGGGAGCCCGGCTGGGCGCGCCGAGCGGCGTCGCAGCTGGACGCGAAGCCGTGCCGGTGATGGAACTGCGCGACGCCGCCGTGCGGTTGGGCGGCCGGGACCTCTGGTCCGGTGTCAACCTCACGGTCGGCGCGGGCGAGTTCACCGCGGTCCTGGGGCCGAACGGGGTCGGCAAGTCCACTCTGATCAAGGTGCTGCTCGGTGCCGTACCGGTCGCCGCGGGCGAGGTGCGGGTCCTCGGCGCCCGTCCCGGCCGGACCGGGCACCGCATCGGATACCTGCCGCAGCGCCGCAACTTCGATCCCTCGATGCGCATCCGCGGCATCGACGTGGTCCGCATGGGACTGGACGGGGACCGCTGGGGCCTGCCCCTGCCGCTGCCGGGTCCACGCCGCCGGGCAGCCCGCGCACGCGTCGACGAGGTCGTCGAACTGGTCGGAGCGACCGCCTACGCACACCGGCCCATCGGGCAGTGCTCCGGCGGCGAACAGCAGCGGCTGCTCATCGCCCAGGCCCTCGTACGCCGTCCCCAACTCCTCCTGCTGGATGAGCCGTTGGACAGCCTGGACCTGTCCCACCAGGGCGGGGTGGCCGCGTTGATCGGGCGCATCTGCCATCAGGAAGGCGTGGCCGTGGCGATGGTGGCCCATGACGTGAATCCGATACTGCACCACCTCGACACGGTGGTCTACCTGGCCGCGGGCGGGTCCGCCACCGGCAGCCCGAAGGAGGTCATCACCTCCGCCACCCTGACCGCGCTCTACGGGACGCCGATCGAGGTGCTGCGCGCCTCCGACGGGCAACTGGTCGTGGTGGGACGTCCGGAGGCGACGGGAGAGTGCCGTGCTGCCGACTGA
- a CDS encoding metal ABC transporter permease — protein sequence MLPTDAAAPAWSWNLIGDFQQMWSYPFMVNAFRAGTIVAVVSALVGWFVVLRRQSFAAHTVSTVAFPGAAGAVLLGVGAVYGYFALCIAAALVIAVFRGGGDREESALTGTVQAFLLACGYLFVALYKGLLEGPQTILFGTFLGITTTQVTVLLCVGAAVLAVLALIGRPLLFASTDPRVAAARRVPVRGLSLAFLVLLGAATAGASQITGTLLVFALMVIPAATAQHLTARPAAGLALAVLVSLTATWAGLTAAYYSPYPLGFFVTSFAFAGYLLALVPRALLGLRGRTRRPRTGLPPLEATG from the coding sequence GTGCTGCCGACTGACGCCGCCGCGCCGGCCTGGTCGTGGAACCTCATCGGGGACTTCCAGCAGATGTGGTCGTACCCGTTCATGGTCAACGCCTTCCGCGCCGGCACGATCGTGGCCGTGGTCTCCGCGCTCGTCGGGTGGTTCGTGGTCCTGCGGCGGCAGTCGTTCGCCGCCCACACCGTGTCCACCGTCGCGTTCCCCGGCGCCGCCGGGGCGGTGCTGCTCGGGGTCGGGGCCGTCTACGGCTACTTCGCGCTCTGCATCGCCGCCGCCCTGGTCATCGCGGTCTTCCGGGGCGGCGGCGACCGCGAGGAATCCGCGCTGACCGGGACCGTCCAAGCCTTCCTCCTCGCCTGCGGCTACCTCTTCGTCGCCCTCTACAAGGGCTTGCTGGAAGGGCCGCAGACCATCCTCTTCGGCACCTTCCTCGGCATCACCACCACCCAGGTGACCGTGCTGCTGTGCGTCGGCGCGGCCGTCCTTGCGGTGCTGGCGCTCATCGGCCGGCCGCTGCTGTTCGCGTCCACCGACCCACGGGTCGCCGCCGCCCGCCGCGTACCGGTCCGGGGGCTGTCCCTGGCCTTCCTGGTCCTCCTCGGGGCGGCGACCGCCGGGGCCAGTCAGATCACCGGCACGCTCCTGGTGTTCGCCCTGATGGTGATCCCCGCCGCCACGGCCCAGCACCTCACCGCCCGCCCGGCCGCCGGCCTCGCCCTGGCCGTGCTGGTCTCGCTCACCGCCACCTGGGCGGGACTCACCGCCGCCTACTACTCGCCCTACCCGCTGGGTTTCTTCGTGACCTCCTTCGCCTTCGCCGGATACCTCCTCGCCCTGGTGCCCCGCGCCCTGCTCGGCCTGCGGGGCAGGACCCGGCGGCCCCGGACGGGCCTGCCGCCCCTGGAGGCCACCGGATGA
- a CDS encoding metal ABC transporter permease, with the protein MSALAALPSPTSPLSQPFFQHALLAGTLIAAACGLVGYFLVLRAQVFTADALSHVAFTGAMAALALGGDLRLGLLTATIAVALLFGVLGRRARPDDVVTGSVFSWLLGLGAFFVTLYTTSRSTADGTAGVGVLFGSVFGISAGQATTAALIATGVCLLVLLAARPLLFATLDEAVAAARGVPVRLLGYGFLAVAGVSAAEATQAVGSLLLLGLLAAPAGAAIRLTDRPYRALILSAALAVWEMWTGLFASYALPKMPPSFAIMAAATAVYAATFLLRRPVGHPRTAAPAGE; encoded by the coding sequence ATGAGCGCCCTGGCCGCACTCCCCTCACCGACCTCGCCGCTGTCCCAACCGTTCTTCCAACACGCCCTGCTGGCCGGGACGTTGATCGCCGCGGCATGCGGACTGGTCGGCTACTTCCTCGTCCTGCGGGCCCAGGTGTTCACCGCCGATGCGCTCAGCCACGTCGCCTTCACCGGGGCCATGGCCGCCCTCGCCCTCGGCGGCGATCTGCGTCTGGGACTGCTGACCGCGACGATCGCCGTCGCGCTGCTCTTCGGCGTCCTGGGCCGCCGGGCCCGCCCGGACGACGTCGTCACAGGCAGCGTCTTCTCCTGGCTGCTGGGACTGGGAGCCTTCTTCGTCACCCTCTACACCACCTCCCGCAGCACCGCCGACGGCACCGCCGGGGTCGGCGTCCTGTTCGGCTCGGTCTTCGGCATCTCCGCCGGCCAGGCGACCACCGCCGCCCTCATCGCCACCGGCGTCTGCCTCCTGGTGCTGCTCGCCGCCCGGCCACTGCTCTTCGCCACCCTCGACGAGGCGGTGGCCGCCGCCCGCGGGGTGCCTGTCCGGCTGCTCGGCTACGGCTTCCTCGCGGTGGCCGGCGTCAGCGCCGCCGAGGCCACCCAGGCCGTCGGATCCCTGCTCCTGCTCGGCCTGCTGGCCGCTCCCGCCGGCGCCGCGATCCGGCTCACCGACCGCCCCTACCGGGCGCTCATCCTCTCCGCGGCGCTCGCCGTATGGGAAATGTGGACAGGTCTCTTCGCCTCCTACGCGCTCCCGAAGATGCCGCCGAGCTTCGCCATCATGGCCGCCGCCACCGCCGTGTACGCCGCCACCTTCCTCCTACGGAGACCCGTCGGACACCCCCGGACCGCGGCTCCTGCGGGGGAGTGA
- a CDS encoding nuclear transport factor 2 family protein: MADENEQAVQAALAGELRLLDPEVRASPARVLELLDPEFAEIGASGRRWDVESILTVTSAGTVSSESPVNVGDMTGVVLAPGIVHLTYSADHQGRRSWRSSLWRLTETGWRMYFHQGTPTD; encoded by the coding sequence ATGGCGGACGAGAATGAGCAGGCGGTGCAAGCGGCCCTTGCCGGGGAGTTGCGGCTTCTCGACCCCGAGGTGCGTGCTTCCCCGGCGCGGGTCCTGGAGCTTCTCGACCCGGAGTTCGCCGAGATCGGAGCCTCCGGGCGTCGGTGGGATGTGGAGTCGATCCTCACAGTGACGAGTGCCGGCACGGTGTCCTCGGAGTCTCCGGTGAACGTCGGCGACATGACCGGTGTCGTCCTTGCCCCGGGCATCGTTCATCTGACGTACTCCGCCGACCATCAGGGCCGCCGGTCATGGCGCAGTTCCCTGTGGCGCCTGACGGAGACGGGCTGGCGGATGTACTTCCACCAGGGGACTCCGACCGACTGA
- a CDS encoding transketolase, producing the protein MTAAQTTVLGPGSDLPQIFELAQQLRVDSVRASTTAGSGHPTSSLSAADLMAVLMARHLRYDWDAPDNPAGDHLIFSKGHASPLLYAMFKAAGAVSDDELMTTYRRFGHRLQGHPTPVLPWVDVATGSLGQGIAYGVGIALAGRELERQPYRVWVLCGDSETAEGSVWEALDKAGHHRLANFTAVIDVNRLGQSGPTELEWDTAAYARRFEAFGCRAIVIDGHDLQAIDRALTTAADGQAPTVIVARTVKGHGVSEVADKEGWHGKALPEDMADRAVAELGGIRHLRVRGPQPPAATPSPAPAAGPVELPRFDVGDKVATRVAFGGALAALGARPDVVALDAEVGNSTHAQDFEKAHPERYFQTYIAEQQMIADAVGMAVRGYRPYATTFAAFLTRAHDFIRMASVSQISMALCGTHSGVEIGADGPSQMGLEDLAMMRAIRGSTVLYPSDATSAAALTATMADLDGISYLRTTRGAYPVLYRSDETFPVGGSKTLRHSTHDQVTLLGAGVTLHECLAAAEHLASDGIQARVIDLYSIKPIDTDALARAAQDTGALVVVEDHHPEGGIGEAVLSALAATGDHPAFTHLADTGLPGSGTTDELLDAAGISHTHIAQAARALLQR; encoded by the coding sequence ATGACCGCAGCGCAAACCACCGTCCTCGGGCCCGGAAGCGACCTGCCCCAGATCTTCGAACTCGCGCAGCAGCTGCGGGTGGACTCGGTGCGCGCCAGCACCACGGCCGGCTCCGGACACCCCACCTCAAGCCTGTCCGCGGCCGATCTGATGGCTGTCCTCATGGCCCGTCACCTGCGCTACGACTGGGACGCCCCCGACAACCCCGCGGGCGACCACCTGATCTTCTCCAAGGGGCATGCCTCTCCCCTGCTGTACGCGATGTTCAAGGCGGCCGGCGCCGTCAGCGACGACGAGCTGATGACGACCTACCGCCGGTTCGGCCACCGTCTGCAGGGCCACCCCACCCCCGTACTGCCCTGGGTGGACGTCGCCACCGGTTCCCTGGGCCAGGGCATCGCCTACGGCGTCGGCATCGCGCTGGCCGGCCGGGAGCTGGAAAGGCAGCCCTACCGGGTGTGGGTGCTGTGCGGGGACAGCGAGACGGCCGAAGGGTCCGTGTGGGAGGCCCTCGACAAGGCCGGCCACCACCGGCTGGCCAACTTCACCGCCGTCATCGACGTCAACCGACTCGGACAGAGCGGCCCCACCGAGCTGGAATGGGACACCGCCGCCTACGCCCGCCGCTTCGAGGCGTTCGGCTGCCGCGCGATCGTGATCGACGGGCACGACCTCCAAGCGATCGACCGGGCCCTGACGACCGCCGCCGACGGGCAGGCCCCCACAGTCATCGTCGCCAGGACCGTGAAGGGCCACGGCGTGAGCGAGGTGGCCGACAAGGAGGGCTGGCACGGCAAGGCCCTCCCCGAGGACATGGCCGACCGCGCCGTCGCCGAACTGGGCGGCATCCGTCACCTGCGCGTGCGCGGCCCCCAGCCGCCCGCCGCCACGCCCAGCCCCGCCCCGGCCGCCGGCCCCGTCGAGCTGCCCCGCTTCGACGTCGGTGACAAGGTCGCCACCCGCGTCGCCTTCGGCGGCGCCCTGGCCGCCCTCGGCGCCCGCCCGGACGTCGTCGCCCTGGACGCCGAGGTCGGCAACTCCACCCACGCCCAGGACTTCGAAAAGGCCCACCCCGAGCGGTACTTCCAGACCTACATCGCCGAACAGCAGATGATCGCCGATGCCGTCGGCATGGCCGTCCGCGGCTACCGCCCCTACGCCACCACCTTCGCCGCCTTCCTCACCCGCGCCCACGACTTCATCCGCATGGCGTCCGTCTCCCAGATCTCCATGGCACTGTGCGGCACCCACAGCGGCGTCGAGATCGGCGCCGACGGCCCTTCCCAGATGGGCCTGGAAGACCTCGCGATGATGCGCGCCATCCGCGGTTCCACCGTCCTCTACCCCAGCGACGCCACCTCCGCGGCCGCCCTGACCGCCACCATGGCCGATCTCGACGGCATCTCCTACCTGCGCACCACCCGCGGCGCCTACCCCGTCCTCTACCGCAGCGACGAAACGTTCCCCGTGGGCGGCTCCAAAACCCTCCGCCACAGCACGCACGACCAGGTCACCCTCCTCGGCGCCGGCGTCACCCTCCACGAATGCCTCGCCGCCGCTGAACACCTCGCCTCCGACGGCATCCAGGCCCGCGTCATCGACCTGTACTCCATCAAGCCCATCGACACCGACGCCCTGGCCCGCGCCGCCCAGGACACCGGCGCCCTCGTCGTCGTCGAAGACCACCACCCCGAAGGCGGCATCGGAGAAGCCGTCCTCTCGGCACTCGCCGCCACCGGCGACCACCCCGCCTTCACCCACCTTGCCGACACCGGCCTGCCAGGCTCCGGCACCACCGACGAACTCCTCGACGCCGCCGGCATCTCCCACACCCACATCGCCCAGGCAGCACGCGCCCTGCTCCAGCGATAG
- a CDS encoding VOC family protein, whose amino-acid sequence MNSAPAPQCDVIGLVVSDLAASLAFYRRLGIEFPEGSEEQPHVEAALPGGLRLALDPENTVRSFHPAWRPPTGGGRVGLAFRCAGPDHVDAVYEDLVGAGYHGELEPWDAFWGQRYAVVHDPDGNGVDLFAPLAPPADASA is encoded by the coding sequence ATGAATTCCGCGCCAGCACCCCAATGCGATGTCATCGGCCTTGTCGTCTCCGATCTGGCCGCTTCGCTCGCCTTCTATCGGCGTCTGGGGATCGAGTTCCCCGAAGGATCCGAGGAGCAGCCGCACGTCGAGGCCGCGCTGCCGGGCGGGCTGCGGCTCGCCCTCGACCCCGAGAACACCGTCCGCTCCTTCCACCCGGCATGGCGTCCACCGACGGGTGGCGGCCGGGTGGGGCTGGCGTTCCGTTGTGCGGGTCCCGACCATGTCGACGCGGTGTACGAGGATCTGGTCGGCGCTGGATACCACGGTGAGCTGGAGCCCTGGGACGCCTTCTGGGGTCAGCGCTACGCCGTGGTACACGACCCGGACGGCAACGGCGTCGACTTGTTCGCGCCACTTGCGCCACCTGCCGACGCCTCCGCCTGA
- a CDS encoding helix-turn-helix domain-containing protein translates to MSCAYAERASRLPDAVVWTRQAVRPGEREAVVVLPDGCMDLLWTEGRILVAGPDTRVYRPGPGAGGPWAGVRFFPGTAPALLGVPAHTLRDRRVDLTDLLPGAGTRRAIERVDAAPDPATALEDLALRLAADAGPADPLPRAVVTSLTAGRSVTATAASVGLGARQLHRRSLAAFGYGPKTLGRILRLQRALALARTGVSFAETAALAGFADQPHLAREVRELAGTSLTGLVAR, encoded by the coding sequence GTGTCGTGCGCGTATGCGGAGCGCGCGTCCCGGCTGCCGGACGCGGTCGTGTGGACGCGGCAGGCCGTCCGTCCCGGTGAGCGGGAGGCGGTGGTCGTGCTGCCTGACGGGTGCATGGATCTGCTGTGGACGGAGGGCAGGATCCTGGTTGCCGGGCCCGACACGCGCGTCTACCGCCCTGGTCCCGGTGCAGGGGGCCCGTGGGCGGGCGTCCGCTTCTTCCCCGGCACCGCGCCCGCCCTCCTCGGCGTGCCTGCGCACACGTTGCGGGACCGACGCGTGGACCTCACCGACCTGTTGCCCGGAGCCGGCACACGCCGCGCGATCGAACGGGTCGACGCCGCGCCCGACCCGGCTACCGCCCTCGAAGACCTGGCGCTGCGGCTCGCGGCCGACGCCGGCCCCGCCGACCCGCTCCCGCGGGCGGTCGTGACATCCCTGACGGCCGGCCGCTCCGTCACCGCGACCGCCGCATCGGTGGGTCTTGGAGCACGGCAGCTCCACCGCCGGTCCCTGGCCGCTTTCGGTTACGGCCCCAAGACCCTGGGGCGCATCCTGCGCCTGCAACGCGCCCTCGCCCTGGCCCGGACCGGCGTCTCCTTCGCGGAGACGGCGGCCCTGGCGGGTTTCGCCGATCAACCTCACCTGGCGCGCGAGGTACGGGAGTTGGCGGGAACTTCCCTGACCGGCCTGGTGGCGCGCTGA
- a CDS encoding TioE family transcriptional regulator: MRLRPIDLAREHGLSTQAVRNYEEAGILPPAERSPHGYRAYAPRHAAALRTFLALVPAHGHATAGAIMRAVNGGTVEEALRLIDEGHAQLAGDRSTLESVEGALRDLAPPGDLEPGVTFIGPLAHRLGIRPATLRKWERAGLTVPRRDPRTGYRVYSPADVRDVLLAHQLRRGGHGLRQIAQVLEQVRTARGPEPLQATLREWHDRLTARGLAMLTGAAALHTYLGTP; this comes from the coding sequence ATGCGGTTGCGGCCCATCGATCTCGCGCGCGAGCACGGCCTGTCCACCCAGGCGGTGCGCAACTACGAGGAGGCGGGGATCCTGCCGCCGGCCGAGCGCTCACCGCACGGCTACCGCGCCTACGCTCCGCGCCATGCGGCGGCGTTGCGGACGTTCCTGGCGTTGGTCCCCGCGCACGGCCATGCGACCGCGGGCGCGATCATGCGGGCCGTGAACGGCGGCACGGTCGAGGAGGCGCTGCGGCTGATCGACGAGGGCCACGCGCAGCTGGCCGGCGACCGGAGCACGCTGGAGTCCGTGGAAGGGGCGCTGCGCGACCTGGCGCCGCCGGGTGACCTGGAGCCGGGTGTGACGTTCATCGGGCCGCTGGCGCACCGGCTCGGCATCCGGCCGGCGACGCTGCGCAAATGGGAGCGAGCCGGGCTGACCGTGCCCCGGCGCGACCCGCGCACCGGCTACCGCGTCTACTCCCCCGCCGACGTGCGCGATGTGCTGCTGGCCCACCAACTGCGGCGGGGCGGCCACGGGTTGCGGCAGATCGCGCAGGTGCTGGAGCAGGTCCGGACGGCGCGCGGACCGGAGCCGCTCCAGGCGACGCTGCGGGAGTGGCACGACCGGCTGACGGCGCGCGGCCTGGCGATGCTGACGGGCGCGGCCGCGCTCCACACCTATCTGGGGACGCCGTAG